Proteins encoded together in one Miscanthus floridulus cultivar M001 chromosome 16, ASM1932011v1, whole genome shotgun sequence window:
- the LOC136513480 gene encoding glutathione S-transferase T3-like: protein MAASGATESSPIGFPFPPSPPAGASPGSSSIRHSDATWDKDTQGGFMRYFGNQPHNFHLVGTPSHNSHVNISIPETNGGSSQSEVEFLSEKLPVLVNDENEMVRTEKRIMWTPQEDERLMSAWIENSTDSTTGADRKGEAYWGDVIKAYNKETPPQRKRNAKQAKDRWHKINRWCDLFESEYLKARRVFISGYSDEMWMDTTEKFYLDHKLGPFVIKNVWKFCREVPKWKTYNEELKNARKRKSYHLEDVENVDSEDEMPKRPMGQKAAKKSALAAKGKSEAMGDDGKSEESANHVEKLDKLSKIQEEVNANRMKVLEMQQKLSSDKIETTRLTHLTAQENRESKKLEMEGRRLEMESKKLEMEGKKLEKESKMMDAYNNLISQDTSSMTDDEKSERLAAMKCLRKMLFPEII, encoded by the exons ATGGCTGCATCCGGCGCGACCGAATCCTCCCCTATCGGATTTCCGTTTCCTCCATCGCCACCTGCCGGCGCTAGTCCAGGGTCTTCCTCAATTCGGCATTCAGATGCAACATG GGATAAAGACACACAAGGTGGTTTCATGAGGTACTTTGGCAATCAGCCACATAATTTTCATTTGGTTGGTACACCTTCTCACAATAGCCATGTCAATATATCTATTCCTGAAACCAATGGAGGAAGTTCTCAATCAGAGGTGGAATTCTTATCAGAGAAGCTACCTGTTCTAGTCAATGATGAGAACGAAATGGTTAGGACTGAGAAGCGGATTATGTGGAcaccacaagaagatgaaagaTTGATGAGTGCTTGGATTGAAAATTCAACGGACTCAACCACTGGAGCCGATAGGAAGGGCGAAGCATATTGGGGTGATGTTATCAAGGCATACAACAAGGAGACCCCACCGCAAAGGAAAAGGAATGCAAAGCAAGCCAAGGATCGTTGGCACAAGATTAATAGGTGGTGTGACCTCTTTGAATCTGAGTATTTGAAGGCTCGCAGGGTGTTCATAAGTGGCTACTCCGATGAGATGTGGATGGATACAACCGAGAAGTTCTATTTGGATCACAAGCTTGGACCCTTTGTGATTAAGAATGTTTGGAAATTTTGTCGTGAAGTGCCGAAGTGGAAAACATACAACGAAGAGCTGAAGAACGCTCGTAAAAGGAAGTCATATCACCTCGAAGATGTGGAAAATGTTGACAGTGAAGATGAGATGCCAAAGCGGCCAATGGGACAAAAGGCAGCTAAAAAGTCCGCTCTTGCTGCAAAAGGCAAGTCAGAGGCAATGGGTGATGATGGAAAATCAGAGGAATCCGCAAATCATGTGGAAAAGCTTGATAAATTGAGCAAGATCCAAGAAGAAGTTAATGCAAACCGCATGAAGGTGCTAGAGATGCAGCAAAAGTTGTCTTCCGATAAAATTGAGACCACAAGGCTTACCCATTTAACAGCACAGGAGAACAGAGAGTCCAAAAAACTTGAGATGGAGGGGAGGAGGCTTGAGATGGAATCAAAGAAGCTTGAGATGGAGGGgaagaagcttgagaaagaaTCAAAGATGATGGATGCATATAACAACCTCATCTCACAAGATACAAGTTCAATGACAGACGATGAAAAGTCTGAGCGACTTGCTGCCATGAAGTGTTTAAGGAAGATGCTTTTTCCTGAAATTATCTAA